Proteins from one Leptonema illini DSM 21528 genomic window:
- a CDS encoding exopolysaccharide biosynthesis polyprenyl glycosylphosphotransferase: MESRCKMLHTLRFAKYGLLMLDLLAFLVSYQLGHLLRRGFFYESFVMPGTPWFLPFLAGVFLVMDVYNPWSHYSRMGLATRMLPALLILTIVLSLVAFLVFGHELQAYVGRSVLYFALGFFGIYAVSSRFVFARVFDQAKMQSRWLILTEKRFLEPIDKEVRRRFPMWEVVFMERDSPQPVRGPAGEQVLPMKSALPRALESQWDGVIIATEALSGDQMELLLSRRMGGLRIFDLVSFYERYFLKVPLYFVAHSHFMISRGFFVLSNPIGLRLKTVMDYTIAAFLLIGSVPFMLMIAAALFIDSGRPILFRQERTGISGQTFSVFKFRTMIPGADKQSPYTQEGDSRVTRFGRILRLSRLDELPQLINILMGQMSLIGPRAEWTKLTQQYERQIPFYNLRHLVRPGLTGWAQVMYPYGANIDDTVHKLEYDLYYIKNYTALLDINILLKTVRVVLFGGGR, translated from the coding sequence ATGGAATCGAGGTGTAAGATGCTGCACACGCTGCGTTTCGCTAAGTATGGACTGCTGATGCTGGATTTGCTGGCCTTTCTGGTCAGCTATCAGCTCGGTCATCTATTGCGAAGAGGCTTTTTCTACGAAAGCTTCGTTATGCCCGGAACGCCGTGGTTTTTGCCTTTTCTTGCAGGCGTCTTTCTTGTGATGGATGTGTATAACCCATGGAGCCACTACTCACGCATGGGGCTCGCTACCAGGATGCTGCCAGCGCTTTTAATCCTGACCATAGTTCTCAGCCTGGTGGCCTTCCTGGTTTTCGGTCATGAGCTCCAGGCGTATGTCGGTCGAAGCGTGCTGTATTTCGCTCTCGGGTTCTTCGGCATTTATGCGGTTTCTTCACGCTTCGTCTTTGCTCGCGTTTTTGATCAGGCGAAAATGCAAAGCCGCTGGTTGATCTTAACCGAGAAGCGATTTCTTGAGCCGATCGATAAAGAGGTTCGTCGCCGCTTTCCTATGTGGGAGGTGGTTTTCATGGAGCGCGATTCGCCGCAACCGGTCAGAGGGCCGGCCGGAGAACAGGTGCTTCCGATGAAATCGGCTTTGCCTCGAGCGCTGGAAAGTCAATGGGACGGCGTTATCATAGCGACTGAAGCGTTATCCGGAGATCAGATGGAGCTGCTTCTAAGTCGGCGTATGGGCGGCCTTCGCATTTTTGATCTTGTTTCTTTCTACGAGCGTTATTTTCTTAAAGTTCCTCTCTACTTTGTCGCTCATTCTCATTTCATGATCAGCAGAGGATTTTTTGTGCTCTCGAATCCGATCGGTCTTCGGCTCAAGACCGTGATGGATTACACCATTGCGGCTTTTTTGTTGATCGGAAGCGTTCCATTCATGCTAATGATTGCCGCTGCGCTCTTTATCGATTCAGGACGCCCGATTCTATTCCGTCAGGAGCGAACGGGAATAAGCGGACAGACGTTCAGTGTGTTCAAATTTCGCACCATGATCCCTGGGGCCGATAAGCAGAGCCCATATACTCAGGAAGGGGATAGTCGGGTTACCCGTTTCGGCCGCATTCTGCGCCTCAGCCGACTTGACGAGCTTCCACAACTGATCAATATTCTCATGGGGCAGATGAGTCTTATCGGGCCGCGAGCCGAGTGGACGAAGCTGACACAGCAGTACGAGCGGCAGATCCCGTTCTACAATCTGCGACATCTTGTGCGTCCCGGCCTGACCGGATGGGCCCAGGTGATGTACCCCTATGGGGCAAACATAGATGATACCGTTCACAAGCTTGAATACGATCTGTATTATATTAAGAACTACACGGCCCTGCTTGACATCAACATCCTACTGAAAACTGTGCGGGTTGTTCTCTTCGGCGGTGGGCGCTGA
- a CDS encoding GDP-mannose 4,6-dehydratase gives MKKALITGVAGQDGSYLADLLLSKGYEVHGIVKRESVEDANHRLGNLSHSIDRIHLHPVSVNNHLSLYKLFRDIQPDECYHLAASSFVHYNFDDEFLILNNNFNSTHYLLSTIKELKPSCRLFFAGSSEMFGEPDESPQTELTRFNPKSIYGISKIASYYMIRNYRDKEGLFACTGIMYNHESPRRGHQFVTRKITSTVAKIARGEASTLSLGNLDALRDWGWAPDYVEAMWRMLQTETPDDFIVSTGKLHSVRDFVDIAFRLAGLDYAKYVATDPRFFRPSEHIPLCGNPSKIAATLSWRNSRSLEEIIGSMLQADGIEV, from the coding sequence GTGAAAAAGGCGCTGATCACAGGGGTTGCCGGTCAGGACGGTTCTTATCTGGCCGACCTGCTTCTCTCAAAAGGCTATGAGGTGCACGGCATCGTCAAGCGTGAGTCCGTCGAAGACGCCAATCACAGGCTTGGCAATCTCAGCCATTCAATCGATCGCATTCATCTGCATCCGGTTTCGGTGAATAACCACCTCAGCCTTTACAAGCTCTTTCGCGACATTCAGCCCGATGAATGCTATCACCTGGCCGCTTCGTCGTTCGTCCACTATAACTTTGACGACGAATTCCTGATCCTGAATAACAACTTCAATTCCACTCACTACCTGCTTTCTACGATCAAAGAACTGAAACCGTCCTGTCGCCTTTTCTTCGCAGGCTCTTCTGAGATGTTCGGCGAACCCGATGAAAGCCCGCAAACCGAGCTGACTCGTTTCAATCCAAAGTCCATCTACGGTATTTCAAAAATCGCTTCGTACTACATGATCCGTAATTATCGCGATAAAGAAGGGCTCTTTGCCTGCACCGGCATCATGTATAATCACGAATCGCCCCGCCGCGGGCATCAATTCGTAACGAGAAAGATCACATCTACCGTGGCGAAGATCGCTCGCGGCGAGGCGAGCACGCTCTCTCTCGGTAATCTTGACGCTCTGCGCGACTGGGGATGGGCTCCCGATTACGTCGAAGCGATGTGGCGAATGCTGCAGACTGAAACGCCCGATGACTTTATCGTTTCGACGGGCAAACTGCATTCCGTCCGAGACTTTGTCGATATTGCCTTTCGTCTGGCGGGACTCGATTATGCAAAGTACGTCGCGACCGACCCGCGCTTCTTCAGACCATCGGAGCATATACCGCTCTGCGGTAATCCATCGAAAATCGCCGCCACCCTTTCCTGGAGAAACAGCCGCTCTCTTGAAGAGATCATTGGTTCAATGCTGCAGGCTGATGGAATCGAGGTGTAA
- a CDS encoding GDP-L-fucose synthase family protein, which yields MHLQSRIFVAGHRGLVGSAIVRRLEKEGYSSLILRTHDELDLEDQRAVADFFERERPEYVFLAAAKVGGILANNVYRADFILKNLQIQNNVIGESWRAGVKKLLFLGSSCIYPKEAPQPMSEDALLTSTLEYTNEPYAIAKIAGIKLCESLNLQYGTNFMSVMPTNLYGPNDNFDLEKSHVLPALLRKMHLARLLREERWSELRLNLGLAGNDEAEAMLGRIGVSADAVEIWGTGRPLREFLHSDDMADACVWLMQNVDFGDLSAGMTEVRNTHINIGSGIDLSIADLASMIREIVGFEGELRFNPAKPDGAMRKLMDVSKLAALGWRAKISLRDGINGVYRQYCSEAKKK from the coding sequence ATGCACCTGCAAAGCCGTATTTTCGTCGCCGGTCATCGAGGCCTGGTCGGCTCTGCCATTGTGAGGCGTCTGGAGAAAGAGGGTTACTCAAGCCTGATTCTGCGAACGCATGATGAGCTTGATCTTGAAGATCAACGAGCCGTCGCGGATTTTTTCGAGCGCGAGCGGCCCGAGTATGTCTTTCTCGCCGCCGCCAAGGTAGGAGGCATCCTTGCCAACAACGTTTATCGCGCCGACTTCATCCTGAAAAATCTACAGATTCAGAACAACGTTATCGGAGAAAGCTGGCGGGCGGGGGTGAAGAAACTGCTCTTTCTCGGTAGCAGCTGCATTTATCCAAAAGAGGCGCCGCAGCCGATGAGCGAAGATGCTCTGCTGACTTCTACGCTGGAATACACAAACGAACCCTATGCTATAGCGAAGATTGCCGGTATCAAGCTCTGCGAATCTCTCAATCTACAATACGGCACGAACTTCATGAGCGTCATGCCAACGAATCTTTACGGGCCGAACGACAATTTCGATCTGGAGAAATCACACGTTCTTCCCGCTCTTCTTCGAAAGATGCATCTGGCGAGACTGCTCCGTGAGGAACGATGGAGCGAGCTCCGACTGAATCTTGGCCTTGCCGGCAATGACGAAGCTGAGGCCATGCTCGGTCGGATCGGAGTTTCTGCCGATGCTGTGGAGATCTGGGGTACGGGCAGGCCGCTTCGTGAATTTCTGCATAGCGACGATATGGCTGATGCCTGTGTCTGGTTGATGCAGAATGTTGATTTCGGTGATCTTTCGGCCGGTATGACCGAAGTTCGCAATACGCATATCAATATCGGCAGCGGTATCGATCTGAGCATCGCCGATCTGGCTTCCATGATTCGGGAGATCGTCGGTTTTGAGGGAGAGCTACGATTCAATCCGGCAAAACCCGACGGAGCGATGCGCAAGCTGATGGACGTATCGAAGCTGGCAGCACTTGGCTGGAGGGCGAAGATTAGTCTTCGCGACGGTATCAACGGGGTTTACCGTCAGTATTGTAGTGAGGCAAAGAAAAAGTGA
- the gmd gene encoding GDP-mannose 4,6-dehydratase: MAKTALVTGITGQDGAYLAELLLQKGYTVHGIKRRASLFNTDRIDHLYKDRHEKDVRLHLHYGDLTDSTNLIRIVQETQPDEIYNLAAMSHVKVSFETPEYTANADGIGTLRILEAVRLLGMTQKTRIYQASTSELYGLVQEIPQKETTPFYPRSPYGVAKIYGFWITKNYRESYGMYACNGILFNHESPIRGETFVTRKITRAVAAIALGMQKKLYLGNLNAKRDWGHARDYVDAMWRILQQPGPDDYVIATGKTTEIRDFCRMAFGEIGVSLDFRGAEEKEVAVVASIDEARFESIVKSKPSLKAGDEVIAVDPQYYRPAEVDLLVGDATKAKEKLGWTPQCTLDQMVSEMVQSDVKLFQRDRLLHVHGHKVLESAEW; the protein is encoded by the coding sequence ATGGCAAAAACAGCACTCGTAACAGGGATCACAGGGCAGGACGGTGCTTATCTGGCCGAGCTGCTGCTGCAGAAAGGCTATACGGTCCACGGTATCAAACGCAGAGCCTCGCTTTTCAACACCGACCGCATCGATCATCTGTATAAGGACCGTCATGAAAAGGATGTCAGGCTTCATCTACACTATGGCGACCTCACCGATTCGACGAATCTGATCCGTATCGTACAAGAAACCCAGCCCGACGAGATATATAACCTCGCTGCCATGAGTCATGTAAAGGTCAGCTTTGAGACCCCCGAGTACACGGCTAACGCCGACGGCATCGGGACGTTGCGTATCCTTGAGGCTGTGCGCCTGCTTGGCATGACGCAGAAGACACGCATCTATCAGGCCTCCACCTCTGAGCTGTATGGTCTGGTTCAGGAGATCCCCCAGAAAGAGACGACGCCCTTCTACCCGCGAAGCCCTTACGGCGTAGCGAAGATCTATGGATTCTGGATCACGAAGAACTATCGCGAATCGTATGGTATGTATGCCTGCAACGGTATTCTATTCAATCACGAGAGTCCTATCCGCGGCGAGACCTTTGTAACGCGAAAGATCACGCGGGCCGTCGCAGCCATTGCGCTCGGTATGCAAAAGAAGCTCTATCTTGGCAATCTTAACGCGAAAAGGGACTGGGGCCATGCTCGTGATTACGTCGATGCGATGTGGCGCATTCTACAACAACCCGGGCCCGACGATTATGTCATTGCGACCGGCAAAACGACTGAGATCCGCGATTTCTGCCGTATGGCCTTCGGTGAGATCGGCGTATCCCTGGATTTTCGTGGGGCAGAAGAGAAAGAGGTGGCCGTCGTCGCCTCCATCGATGAGGCCCGTTTTGAATCCATCGTTAAATCAAAGCCTTCGTTGAAAGCGGGCGACGAGGTTATCGCCGTCGATCCACAGTACTATCGTCCGGCAGAGGTCGATCTGCTTGTCGGCGACGCGACAAAGGCAAAGGAAAAGCTTGGATGGACTCCGCAGTGTACGCTTGACCAGATGGTGAGCGAGATGGTGCAGTCCGATGTGAAGCTCTTTCAGCGCGATAGGCTGCTGCATGTTCATGGCCACAAGGTTCTTGAAAGCGCGGAGTGGTGA